Proteins encoded in a region of the Scomber scombrus chromosome 16, fScoSco1.1, whole genome shotgun sequence genome:
- the LOC133996985 gene encoding nucleolar protein dao-5-like isoform X1, translated as MDCTADMPANVARDSSDKNSSSSDDFIPLSKLLMRQHSEDKQSCENTRSSTFSSNINTKKDKSVLASDDSSDDEPLIRMKTASAKKSEKKEASTKSNGTNKKNADLKTNDSSDNEPLKKMVEVASKTAKKPSSVPPKKSVETKKKEAPNDDASSDDEPLTEVAKKIKSQRQAKSPRKANLVTKSKRNADRKKVKYAESSSDSSDYEPLASKRKKKMTAKEQKSSANSRNTKSKLTGKSLKDSSSSDNSSDDDVPLVNLTGKQRNTKTTKRAAVSQGSASKKREGPSDESSDDEPLINLVKTTNTKTRGSTPKKRATPAKQPRKKTSAGTSDESSDDEPLISLVKKTRTDKQPNTKQRVSTPKKRATPAKQPRKKTSADLSSNSSDDEPLIKAARHPQVTKILRIILERCDVEEAGATGSPNKTRTER; from the exons ATGGACTGTACAGCTGACATGCCTGCTAATGTTGCACGCGACTCTTCAG ATAAGAACAGCTCCAGCTCTGACGACTTCATACCTCTCTCGAAGCTCTTGATGAGGCAACACAGCGAGGACAAACAGTCCTGTGAAAACACACGCAGCTCGACCTTCAGCTCCAACATTAAtacaaaaaaggacaaaagtg TTTTAGCGTCAGATGATTCCTCAGATGATGAGCCGCTGATAAGGATGAAGACAGCATCAGCTAAGaaatcagagaaaaaagaggcaTCAACCAAGTCTAATGGCACAAATAAGAAGAATGCAG ACTTGAAAACAAATGATAGCTCTGACAATGAGCCTTTGAAAAAGATGGTTGAGGTGGCCTCCAAAACTGCAAAAAAGCCTTCCTCTGTGCCTCCAAAAAAATCTGttgaaacaaagaagaaag AGGCACCAAATGATGATGCTAGTTCAGACGATGAGCCTCTAACTGAAGTTGCCAAGAAAATAAAGTCCCAACGTCAGGCAAAGTCACCGAGAAAAGCTAATCTGGTTACAAAATCCAAAAGGAATGCTGACAGGAAAAAGG TTAAATATGCAGAGTCTTCCAGTGATAGCTCAGATTATGAGCCACTGGCatcaaagaggaagaagaagatgactGCTAAAGAGCAAAAGTCTTCTGCAAACAGCAGGAATACAAAATCAAAACTTACAGGAAAATCACTAAAAG ACTCTTCGTCCTCAGACAACAGCTCGGATGATGATGTGCCCTTGGTGAACCTCACTGGcaagcagagaaacacaaagacaacaaaaaggGCAGCTGTATCACAAGGAAGCGCGTCTAAAAAGAGAGAAG GACCGTCAGATGAAAGCTCGGATGACGAACCTTTGATTAATCTTGTGAAAACgaccaacacaaaaacaagggGTTCAACCCCAAAGAAGAGGGCAACACCTGCCAAGCAGCCAAGAAAGAAGACTTCAGCTG GGACATCAGATGAAAGCTCGGATGATGAACCTTTGATCAGTCTTGTTAAAAAGACTCGCACAGACAAACAGCCCAATACAAAACAAAGGGTTTCAACCCCGAAGAAGAGGGCCACACCAGCCAAACAGCCAAGAAAGAAGACTTCAGCTG atttgtcAAGCAACAGTTCAGATGATGAACCCTTAATCAAAGCAGCTAGACACCCACAAGTGACCAAAATCTTGAGAATAATACTTGAGAGGTGTGATGTTGAAGAAGCCGGGGCAACAGGGAGCCCAAACAAAACCAGAACAG AAAGATAG
- the LOC133996985 gene encoding nucleolar protein dao-5-like isoform X2, with protein sequence MDCTADMPANVARDSSDKNSSSSDDFIPLSKLLMRQHSEDKQSCENTRSSTFSSNINTKKDKSVLASDDSSDDEPLIRMKTASAKKSEKKEASTKSNGTNKKNADLKTNDSSDNEPLKKMVEVASKTAKKPSSVPPKKSVETKKKEAPNDDASSDDEPLTEVAKKIKSQRQAKSPRKANLVTKSKRNADRKKVKYAESSSDSSDYEPLASKRKKKMTAKEQKSSANSRNTKSKLTGKSLKDNSSDDDVPLVNLTGKQRNTKTTKRAAVSQGSASKKREGPSDESSDDEPLINLVKTTNTKTRGSTPKKRATPAKQPRKKTSAGTSDESSDDEPLISLVKKTRTDKQPNTKQRVSTPKKRATPAKQPRKKTSADLSSNSSDDEPLIKAARHPQVTKILRIILERCDVEEAGATGSPNKTRTER encoded by the exons ATGGACTGTACAGCTGACATGCCTGCTAATGTTGCACGCGACTCTTCAG ATAAGAACAGCTCCAGCTCTGACGACTTCATACCTCTCTCGAAGCTCTTGATGAGGCAACACAGCGAGGACAAACAGTCCTGTGAAAACACACGCAGCTCGACCTTCAGCTCCAACATTAAtacaaaaaaggacaaaagtg TTTTAGCGTCAGATGATTCCTCAGATGATGAGCCGCTGATAAGGATGAAGACAGCATCAGCTAAGaaatcagagaaaaaagaggcaTCAACCAAGTCTAATGGCACAAATAAGAAGAATGCAG ACTTGAAAACAAATGATAGCTCTGACAATGAGCCTTTGAAAAAGATGGTTGAGGTGGCCTCCAAAACTGCAAAAAAGCCTTCCTCTGTGCCTCCAAAAAAATCTGttgaaacaaagaagaaag AGGCACCAAATGATGATGCTAGTTCAGACGATGAGCCTCTAACTGAAGTTGCCAAGAAAATAAAGTCCCAACGTCAGGCAAAGTCACCGAGAAAAGCTAATCTGGTTACAAAATCCAAAAGGAATGCTGACAGGAAAAAGG TTAAATATGCAGAGTCTTCCAGTGATAGCTCAGATTATGAGCCACTGGCatcaaagaggaagaagaagatgactGCTAAAGAGCAAAAGTCTTCTGCAAACAGCAGGAATACAAAATCAAAACTTACAGGAAAATCACTAAAAG ACAACAGCTCGGATGATGATGTGCCCTTGGTGAACCTCACTGGcaagcagagaaacacaaagacaacaaaaaggGCAGCTGTATCACAAGGAAGCGCGTCTAAAAAGAGAGAAG GACCGTCAGATGAAAGCTCGGATGACGAACCTTTGATTAATCTTGTGAAAACgaccaacacaaaaacaagggGTTCAACCCCAAAGAAGAGGGCAACACCTGCCAAGCAGCCAAGAAAGAAGACTTCAGCTG GGACATCAGATGAAAGCTCGGATGATGAACCTTTGATCAGTCTTGTTAAAAAGACTCGCACAGACAAACAGCCCAATACAAAACAAAGGGTTTCAACCCCGAAGAAGAGGGCCACACCAGCCAAACAGCCAAGAAAGAAGACTTCAGCTG atttgtcAAGCAACAGTTCAGATGATGAACCCTTAATCAAAGCAGCTAGACACCCACAAGTGACCAAAATCTTGAGAATAATACTTGAGAGGTGTGATGTTGAAGAAGCCGGGGCAACAGGGAGCCCAAACAAAACCAGAACAG AAAGATAG
- the LOC133996146 gene encoding probable C-mannosyltransferase DPY19L4 isoform X2, protein MTELRCRKTETLEGNKEENEEPGVTTEDDEGSVASGEADDKQLRDEGEKEEDAQPKEEEGSSKNEPSVKKCKSSSTSAFLQRLVRVFFGCLAAVACGMLYAGYLSAYHDRKFWFSTRQDLEREITFQGGSGLYYYYYKHMVSASSFERGFYELMIDNRTVSGHTINVVERLFLYPELITSFIYRVTDSQDFVEPIYFYIGAVFGLQAVYVTALFVCSWVMSGTWVAGMLAVAWYVINRTDTTKLDHAIPLRDNWALPYFSCQVAALTGFLRNNISSATEMFCYLTMSATTFTFLLVWEHSHYVLFIQGLCVFLLDSFDLVPPRKMADIHKVYVSSLFLAYLFQFQNQNLLSSPLLSLLIGSVLARYFQQKMKKGPLVARVMKLFLHFHLVFTTGITFSYLVKKLLPVSESDFILKFLEVKFGLNTTTDFVTNFLLCQESFQTPSQDLFLRLTQASVLPFYLLVLSVCLLSTLQTIYRRLSGQPMKTNLRLEDGRIGEQPEVIYHVFHTLLFGGLAMLFDGMKYLWTPYVCMFTAFGVCSPDIWMTVFKWLKLRTIHPVVLSLILSTAVPTIIGFSLWREYCPRVLAELSDLQEFYDPDTVELVSWIRTQVPAAAVFAGSPQLLGTVKLCSGSAVTSLPLYSDISLLRRTEDTYQVYAMRSAEDIYKILTAQKTNYVIVEESICNELSLNKGCRIKDLLDISNGHVVYDKGEVYSFSKHGRFCHEIKMNYSPYTNYFTRVFWNRSYHVYKVNSVISFQY, encoded by the exons ATGACTGAGTTAAGATGTCGGAAAACAGAAACTTTGGAGGGGAATAAAGAGGAGAATGAGGAACCAG GTGTGACCACGGAAGATGATGAGGGGAGTGTGGCGAGTGGTGAGGCAGATGATAAGCAGCTGAGAGATGAAGGTGAAAAAGAGGAGGATGCTCAACctaaagaggaagaaggatCGAGCAAAAACGAGCCATCTGTCAAAAAATGCAAGAGCTCCTCTACAT CGGCGTTTCTGCAGCGTCTGGTGAGGGTGTTCTTCGGGTGTCTGGCAGCAGTGGCTTGTGGTATGCTTTATGCAGGCTATCTGTCCGCGTACCATGACAGGAAGTTCTGGTTTTCGACTAGACAG gatCTGGAGCGTGAAATCACCTTCCAAGGAGGCAGTGGgctctattattattactacaagCACATGGTGTCAGCATCGTCTTTTGAAAGAG GTTTCTATGAGCTGATGATAGATAACAGGACTGTTTCAGGACACACTATCAATGTGGTGGAGCGTCTGTTTCTGTACCCAGAGCTCATCACAAGCTTTATATATAGAGTCACAGACAGCCAG GATTTTGTGGAGCCAATCTATTTCTATATTGGAGCGGTTTTTGGCCTCCAGGCGGTCTACGTCACGGCCCTCTTTGTGTGTAGCTGGGTGATGAGTGGCACCTGGGTGGCTGGCATGTTGGCCGTGGCCTGGTATGTTATCAACAG AACAGATACAACCAAATTGGACCATGCTATACCTCTTCGGGACAACTGGGCTCTGCCGTACTTTTCTTGTCAGGTGGCAGCTTTGACTGGATTCCTTAGAAACAACATCAGCTCTGCTACCGAG ATGTTTTGCTATCTTACCATGAGTGCCACCACCTTCACCTTCCTCCTGGTCTGGGAACACAGCCACTATGTGCTCTTCATCCAAGGCCTCTGTGTTTTCCTGCTTGACTCTTTTGACCTGGTGCCACCACGTAAG ATGGCTGACATTCACAAGGTGTACGTCAGCTCTTTGTTCCTGGCCTActtgtttcagtttcagaaTCAGAACCTGCTCAGCTCACCTCTGCTCAGCCTACTGATTGGCTCAGTGCTCGCGAGGTACTTCCAG CAAAAAATGAAGAAGGGACCTCTTGTGGCCAGAGTAATGAAGCTCTTCCTACATTTCCACCTCGTCTTCACCACAGGGATTACCTTCAGTTATTTAGTCAAG AAACTTCTACCTGTAAGCGAAAGTGACTTCATATTGAAGTTCCTTGAAGTAAAATTTGGTCTCAACACAACAAC TGACTTCGTTACCAACTTCCTCCTGTGCCAAGAGAGTTTCCAGACACCGAGTCAGGACTTATTTCTACGACTCACCCAGGCCTCAGTCCTTCCCTTCTACCTCCTGGTGCTCTCAGTGTGCCTGCTGTCCACCCTGCAGACCATTTACAGAAGACTCAG TGGCCAGCCAATGAAAACCAACCTCCGACTAGAAGATGGACGAATAGGAGAGCAGCCTGAGGTCATCTATCATGTTTTTCACACATTGCTTTTTGGAGGCCTGGCTATGCTGTTTGATGG GATGAAGTACTTATGGACCCCGTACGTCTGCATGTTTACGGCTTTCGGTGTGTGTTCTCCAGACATCTGGATGACTGTGTTCAAGTGGCTCAAACTGAGGACCATACACCCTGTTGTACTG tcTCTGATCCTGAGCACAGCCGTTCCTACCATCATTGGTTTCAGTTTGTGGAGAGAG TACTGTCCCCGAGTCTTAGCAGAGCTGTCTGATCTGCAGGAGTTCTATGACCCTGATACTGTCGAGCTGGTCAGCTGGATCAG gaCTCAGGTTCCAGCGGCAGCGGTGTTTGCAGGCAGTCCTCAGCTGCTGGGGACAGTGAAGTTGTGTTCAGGTTCGGCGGTGACCAGTTTACCGCTTTACTCAGACATCAGCCTGCTGAGGAGGACTGAAGAT ACTTACCAGGTGTATGCAATGAGATCTGCGGAGGACATCTACAAGATTCTGACCGCTCAAAAGACAAACTATGTGATTGTTGAAGAGTCGATTTGTAACGAGCTCAGTCTCAATAAGGGCTGCAGGATCAAAGACCTACTCGACATCTCCAATGGACAT GTCGTTTATGACAAAGGAGAGGTCTACTCCTTCTCTAAGCACGGGAGGTTCTGTCACGAGATAAAGATGAACTATTCGCCCTACACAAACTATTTCACCAGAGTTTTCTGGAACCGCTCGTACCACGTCTACAAAGTGAACTCTGTCATTTCCTTTCAGTACTGA
- the LOC133996146 gene encoding probable C-mannosyltransferase DPY19L4 isoform X1, whose product MTELRCRKTETLEGNKEENEEPGELHTTRVTTEDDEGSVASGEADDKQLRDEGEKEEDAQPKEEEGSSKNEPSVKKCKSSSTSAFLQRLVRVFFGCLAAVACGMLYAGYLSAYHDRKFWFSTRQDLEREITFQGGSGLYYYYYKHMVSASSFERGFYELMIDNRTVSGHTINVVERLFLYPELITSFIYRVTDSQDFVEPIYFYIGAVFGLQAVYVTALFVCSWVMSGTWVAGMLAVAWYVINRTDTTKLDHAIPLRDNWALPYFSCQVAALTGFLRNNISSATEMFCYLTMSATTFTFLLVWEHSHYVLFIQGLCVFLLDSFDLVPPRKMADIHKVYVSSLFLAYLFQFQNQNLLSSPLLSLLIGSVLARYFQQKMKKGPLVARVMKLFLHFHLVFTTGITFSYLVKKLLPVSESDFILKFLEVKFGLNTTTDFVTNFLLCQESFQTPSQDLFLRLTQASVLPFYLLVLSVCLLSTLQTIYRRLSGQPMKTNLRLEDGRIGEQPEVIYHVFHTLLFGGLAMLFDGMKYLWTPYVCMFTAFGVCSPDIWMTVFKWLKLRTIHPVVLSLILSTAVPTIIGFSLWREYCPRVLAELSDLQEFYDPDTVELVSWIRTQVPAAAVFAGSPQLLGTVKLCSGSAVTSLPLYSDISLLRRTEDTYQVYAMRSAEDIYKILTAQKTNYVIVEESICNELSLNKGCRIKDLLDISNGHVVYDKGEVYSFSKHGRFCHEIKMNYSPYTNYFTRVFWNRSYHVYKVNSVISFQY is encoded by the exons ATGACTGAGTTAAGATGTCGGAAAACAGAAACTTTGGAGGGGAATAAAGAGGAGAATGAGGAACCAGGTGAGCTGCACACCACAC GTGTGACCACGGAAGATGATGAGGGGAGTGTGGCGAGTGGTGAGGCAGATGATAAGCAGCTGAGAGATGAAGGTGAAAAAGAGGAGGATGCTCAACctaaagaggaagaaggatCGAGCAAAAACGAGCCATCTGTCAAAAAATGCAAGAGCTCCTCTACAT CGGCGTTTCTGCAGCGTCTGGTGAGGGTGTTCTTCGGGTGTCTGGCAGCAGTGGCTTGTGGTATGCTTTATGCAGGCTATCTGTCCGCGTACCATGACAGGAAGTTCTGGTTTTCGACTAGACAG gatCTGGAGCGTGAAATCACCTTCCAAGGAGGCAGTGGgctctattattattactacaagCACATGGTGTCAGCATCGTCTTTTGAAAGAG GTTTCTATGAGCTGATGATAGATAACAGGACTGTTTCAGGACACACTATCAATGTGGTGGAGCGTCTGTTTCTGTACCCAGAGCTCATCACAAGCTTTATATATAGAGTCACAGACAGCCAG GATTTTGTGGAGCCAATCTATTTCTATATTGGAGCGGTTTTTGGCCTCCAGGCGGTCTACGTCACGGCCCTCTTTGTGTGTAGCTGGGTGATGAGTGGCACCTGGGTGGCTGGCATGTTGGCCGTGGCCTGGTATGTTATCAACAG AACAGATACAACCAAATTGGACCATGCTATACCTCTTCGGGACAACTGGGCTCTGCCGTACTTTTCTTGTCAGGTGGCAGCTTTGACTGGATTCCTTAGAAACAACATCAGCTCTGCTACCGAG ATGTTTTGCTATCTTACCATGAGTGCCACCACCTTCACCTTCCTCCTGGTCTGGGAACACAGCCACTATGTGCTCTTCATCCAAGGCCTCTGTGTTTTCCTGCTTGACTCTTTTGACCTGGTGCCACCACGTAAG ATGGCTGACATTCACAAGGTGTACGTCAGCTCTTTGTTCCTGGCCTActtgtttcagtttcagaaTCAGAACCTGCTCAGCTCACCTCTGCTCAGCCTACTGATTGGCTCAGTGCTCGCGAGGTACTTCCAG CAAAAAATGAAGAAGGGACCTCTTGTGGCCAGAGTAATGAAGCTCTTCCTACATTTCCACCTCGTCTTCACCACAGGGATTACCTTCAGTTATTTAGTCAAG AAACTTCTACCTGTAAGCGAAAGTGACTTCATATTGAAGTTCCTTGAAGTAAAATTTGGTCTCAACACAACAAC TGACTTCGTTACCAACTTCCTCCTGTGCCAAGAGAGTTTCCAGACACCGAGTCAGGACTTATTTCTACGACTCACCCAGGCCTCAGTCCTTCCCTTCTACCTCCTGGTGCTCTCAGTGTGCCTGCTGTCCACCCTGCAGACCATTTACAGAAGACTCAG TGGCCAGCCAATGAAAACCAACCTCCGACTAGAAGATGGACGAATAGGAGAGCAGCCTGAGGTCATCTATCATGTTTTTCACACATTGCTTTTTGGAGGCCTGGCTATGCTGTTTGATGG GATGAAGTACTTATGGACCCCGTACGTCTGCATGTTTACGGCTTTCGGTGTGTGTTCTCCAGACATCTGGATGACTGTGTTCAAGTGGCTCAAACTGAGGACCATACACCCTGTTGTACTG tcTCTGATCCTGAGCACAGCCGTTCCTACCATCATTGGTTTCAGTTTGTGGAGAGAG TACTGTCCCCGAGTCTTAGCAGAGCTGTCTGATCTGCAGGAGTTCTATGACCCTGATACTGTCGAGCTGGTCAGCTGGATCAG gaCTCAGGTTCCAGCGGCAGCGGTGTTTGCAGGCAGTCCTCAGCTGCTGGGGACAGTGAAGTTGTGTTCAGGTTCGGCGGTGACCAGTTTACCGCTTTACTCAGACATCAGCCTGCTGAGGAGGACTGAAGAT ACTTACCAGGTGTATGCAATGAGATCTGCGGAGGACATCTACAAGATTCTGACCGCTCAAAAGACAAACTATGTGATTGTTGAAGAGTCGATTTGTAACGAGCTCAGTCTCAATAAGGGCTGCAGGATCAAAGACCTACTCGACATCTCCAATGGACAT GTCGTTTATGACAAAGGAGAGGTCTACTCCTTCTCTAAGCACGGGAGGTTCTGTCACGAGATAAAGATGAACTATTCGCCCTACACAAACTATTTCACCAGAGTTTTCTGGAACCGCTCGTACCACGTCTACAAAGTGAACTCTGTCATTTCCTTTCAGTACTGA